The nucleotide sequence TATTACACCAACGATGACTGCTGTGGATCTGAATCTGAACCACTCGCATCAGGCAGTCTTCCAGCTTGAAAAACCCCTGGGTTGAGTCTCCTAAGGCCGCCAGGGCATAGGCATTGGCAGGCAACTGGGTGGCCTCATAAGCTGCAAAGTTACCTAATTGTTGACTGAGCAACTGGTTCAGGTTCTCCTGGGCTGACCGGATAATCAGGCGAATATTGGGGTTCAGCGATCGCGCTGCAAATGCGGCTGCAATATTCACCCGTTCATCACTGGTAACCAGCAACACTGCCCGACATTCATTAATGCTTGCCTGCTCCAGGATGGTTGTCTGGCGACAGTCCCCAATGAATAACTGATCCAGCAGGTGGGGTAGATTGGCAATTTCCCAGTGCCCAGGGGCGATCGCATCAATCCCAATTACCCTCACCCCAAATTCCTTCAGCAGTAATACGCAATACTGCCCTAAACTCCCCAACCCGCAGACCAGGAAGGAAGATGCCTGTGGTGTTTCCTTCTCTTCCATGCGTCAGAGTCCTCATTCTGCCTGACGGGAATGATAAAACCATCAGACTGCGACTGCTTTGAACAAGCTACTCTCAAAACGTTAAATAACGGTAAAGTTCTGGTTGAGGAGTCAGAAATTACGGCTATAGCAAGGGAAGAAAGTATGACGGGATCAGGTTTTAAGCGTTCTAATCTCGTCCTGACCTGGATGACGACTACTATATCTTCAAATGGGTATACTCCCACCCCTCTCCCAGAATAGGAGAGGGGCTAAGACGGTGGTTTAGTTCCCCTTCTCCTAGTGTTCCGTCAGGAAAATTTTGACGGGTCGCAGACCCTCAAAATTTAACTTCAATCAGCCTTTCAGTATTCAGTTACCTGTCAAATTTAATTTGACAGACCACTAGTTTGGGAGAAGGGGCTAGGGGATGAGGGTTGCCTGGAGGCTGAGTAGTTACTACAGATGGTCAATACAGATAATCCGTTTAATCAATACAGATAATCCGTTGCCACCCAGCCGCCACCTTCCGCCTGTTGCCAGGCATAGCCATCCCGATAAACGACACCACCAGCCGTGGGAACAAAGGATCCTTCATTGGCACCGCCTACTCTGCGAAAGTCTAAGCCGGGACCAGAGCGAACATTTAACCCCACCCGACAACGGGTTGTTACAACACCACCATTCGTGCCATAGGAAACCGGATAATAGCTTCCGCTGTCATCATAATCGTCATAATAATCACGGCCATAGGAGGAACTGTAGCAACTCCTGCAGGGGTGATAGGAAACCGGACGGTAAGACTCAACGGTATAGTCGGAGGCGACCCATCCTCCGGTTTCCAGGGGAGTCCAGGCATAGCCATCATAGCCGTTATAAATGACAGTCTCGTAGTCCTGATACAGGAAAGCTCCATCAGGTGCGCCACCGATGATGTGGTACCCTATGCCTGGACCACTGCGAATATTTAACCCGATGCCAGAGTTGGTTTCCACAAATCCAACCGGGCGGTATTCTTCATCCAACCCCAGAGCTTTCGCTGTTTCCTGCCCAACGACACCATCAATTTTTTCAAGCCCCTGACGAATCTGGAAATCTGTGATCGCCGCTTCGGTCCTGGGTCCAAATTGCCCGTCCGCTTCAATTCCGAGGGCAGTTTGAATAGCCTCAACCGCTTCTCCAGAACTACCAGAACCGACTGGTGCTGCTGCCAGGGCTGACGCAGGCATTCCTCCCAGTACTGATGCCACAACGGCTGCACCCGCCAAACCCGCCAGAGCCGGATTGGAAAGATGCAGGTCTCGATGCTCAAAGGTTCTCAATTCAGGATCGGGATTGGGATCTTCGTAGCGGACCGCCGTATGAATGTAGGCAAATGATTCCATAATGACCTCCCTCGCTTCATCCTGAATAAAAAACAAAATGGGATAAGCGGAGTATAACACTGCTCATCCCACCTGTACTAGATTCCGTACCAGAACCGTTGGGTTTCTGATACAAATCTCAATCAATTGGGCTTAGAACCCGTTGGGGTTAGTAGTAGTAGTAACCGCCCCCATTGCAGCCGCAGCCATTGTAGGCAACCGGGTAATACCCCCCGCAGCCACCATAGCTGACCTTTTTGTAGCCACCGCTACAGCCGTAGTCGTAACCGCCACAGTCATAGCTCACAGGTTCGTAGCCACCACAACCGTAGTCGTAGCCACCACAGCCACCGTAGCTCACAGGCTCATAGTCATAACCACAGCCGTAGTCATAGCCGCAGCCACCATAGCTGACGGGATAGTAGTCTTCGGTGGTGTAATCGGAAGCAACCCAGCCACCTGTGTACAGAGGCGTCCAGGCATAACCGTGGTTGTAAACCACAGTTTCATAGTCCTGGTACAGAAAAGCTCCATCGGGTGCACCACCAATGATGTAGTAGCCCAGACCAGGACCACTACGGATGTTCAGTCCACAGCCGCTGCAAGTTTCCACAAAACCCACGGGGCGGTATTGTTCATCCAGACCCAGCGCTTTTGCAGTTTCCTGACCAACAACACCATCAATGCCTTTCAGCCCATGACGAATCTGAAAGTCTGTAACAGCGGCTTCTGTCTTGGCACCATAGCTACCATCGGCTTCAATTCCGAGGGCTTCCTGAATTGCCTGAACTTCAGCTCCAGAGCCACCAGGACCCACGGGAGCGGCGGCGGCTTCTGCTCTGCCGGTTGCACCACCAAACACAGAAACCGCAACTGCTGCCCCTGCCAGACCCATGAGCGCAGGACCAGAAACGTTCAGGTCTACGTTTTCAAACACCTTCAGCTCCGGATCCGGGTTGGTGTCTTCGTAGCCAACAGCCGTGTGAATAAAGGCTAGTGATTCCATAGTTTCCTCACTTGTTTATTCCTCATTTGCGCCACCCCAGAGAGAGCTACAATCAGGGGTCAACCTGACAGAAACCCTACTCTATAGGAGCTTTGCAAATTCGGTACGGGTTTAGTTCACTAAATTCTTCACCCCAGGACCGGCTCAACAGAAATCGTATAATTAAGAGTTGCCAAAAATAGCAAGACAAAATCATCTTGAAACCGGATAGTTTCGCCTCACTTGCAGCATACCCCAAACTTCAAAATGAGCCAGATATGTCCACAGGAATGGAGAAATCAATTTCAACCTTAACATGGGATCTAAAGTTTGGAAACATCTGGGAAGTAATTATTATAAGTCCAGAGGGTTTTGTTGTTATAGGTTTTCCATTGTAGCCGCGATCGCTGGGATCGAAAAACATTTCTTCTAAATGACAAACATACTGGCTCAGACAAAAGAATAAGCCATTTCCAGAACATTCTTCAACCATCCTGGAAGGCGAATTGCTGGCCTAGTTTTATCAAAAACCCCACAGGAAGCGAGAGACAGACCTATGAGTTGCTCGCAGAAATACGGAGAACTCCAGGTTTTTAGACTATCCGAAGTGCAAATCAAAGAAAGGGCATGAGCCAACAAGCATTCCTCGAAAATCCGAGAAATATCAAAAAAGCTTTCCCGAATTTAAAGCCCTGATAAACGCTCTGATACAGCTTCCCACATCTTCCTCTGTCCCAAATTCTTTGTATGCCAAATCCTTTACCCCAGTGACATCACTGTTTTGCCTTAAAAACCTCAATTGAAATCCGGACTTCATCTAACTCTAATACTCCTCCCGGAGCTGATTAACATTCCCAATCGGATACTAACAACCTCAAAAAACATGCCAGAAAATATCGCGAAACTCATCAAAGAGAAAAAACTACCAGGATAAAAACAGAAATTTATTCCCAAATATCTTCTTAAAAAATATTTGGGAATGAGAGCAGCCAACACAAGACAGTGCATCCCAAAGGTTGCTACTGTAAGGAAAGAGCCACAGAAAACCGAACCGAACATTGAGGCTCGATCTTTAACTCTTCTATGTCAGCACTTCAGACATCCATTCTGACTGAATGCCCAGGACAATATAAGCACAGCTTTAAGGAAATGAAACTTTTTTTTGGCAAAGTCGAGCATCGTTGAAACTGTAAAGAACAGGCGAGCGTTCTCCAGAATTTCAACCACCACTGGCTTTTGCCTTATAGCCCAGTTGCACCAGAAATGGCACAATCTTTTGCCTGTGATCCCCTTGAATCTCAATTTCGTTATCTTTGACCGTGCCCCCTGCTCCGCACAGAGTCTTCAGTTGTTTGAGCAGGTCAGTCAATGTTTCAGGTTTTGCCTGAAACCCCCGAATAATTGTCACAGTTTTTCCCTTACGTCCACTCCGAGTCGCTTCCACCCGCAGATTTTGTTGATTGGGTGGCAGATCCGGGACCGCCCGCTTCAGAGCCTCCGGGTTGTCATGGTTGCCAAATTCTGAGTAAACAGTCCGATCAGTTCCACGGGAGGAGTTTGATTTTGAAGATGACATGGCAGGAGTGGGGGGATGTAAGGTGCGGATTACAGGGTATAGGGTACAGGGTACAGGGAATTGAGCGTTGAACGTTAAATTGTGCGGTAGACCGTCCCATCCTCACGATAAGATAAGAAACCAGACCTTATAAGGATGGTGGATTCAATCAACCGAAAAACTTGGCGTTTTACCACAGAGACACAGAGGGCACAGAGAAATTGCGCTGTGTTCTCCATGCTTTTGTAGTGAAGGTTCAGGATACAAAATCCTCATTCCTGAGCAGGAAAGGGTATCTCCTGAGCAGGTTTTTCGGAATCCATCGGCAACGATTTATCTCTCCTCACTCATTAGCAATCACGCACTCCCTGCCATGAAGCACACCCTATCTGTTCTGGTTGAAGACGAAGCCGGAGTTTTGACCCGGATTGCTGGTTTGTTTGCCCGCCGTGGGTTCAACATTGAAAGCCTGGCTGTTGGACCCGCGGAACAGATGGGGATTTCCCGAATTACGATGGTGGTTCCTGGTGATGACCGCAGTATTGAGCAGTTGACCAAACAGCTTTACAAGTTGATCAACGTTCTGAAGGTGCAGGATATTACAGAAGTCCCCTGCGTAGAACGAGAACTCATGCTGCTGAAGGTGAATGCCACCAGCACGAACCGTTCTGAAATTATCGAGCTGGCGCAGATCTTCAGGGCGAGGGTAGTGGATGTGGCAGAGGATTCTTTAACCCTGGAAGTAGTTGGCGACCCCGGCAAAATGGTGGCGATCGTTCAGGTGCTGAACAAGTTTGGCATTCGTGAAATTGCCCGTACTGGCAAAATTGCTCTCATACGCGAGTCTGGGGTAAACACCGAATATCTCAAGTCTTTGGAAGCAAAGATTTCTTAAGGAATTGAGTGGGTGTTGCTGAATAGCCGTCTGAATTGAAAGTTTTCAGTTCAGAACCTTTAATTCATACCCAGAATCAGCAACCCCGATCGGGTGTAGGGT is from Leptothermofonsia sichuanensis E412 and encodes:
- a CDS encoding peptidoglycan-binding protein — its product is MESFAYIHTAVRYEDPNPDPELRTFEHRDLHLSNPALAGLAGAAVVASVLGGMPASALAAAPVGSGSSGEAVEAIQTALGIEADGQFGPRTEAAITDFQIRQGLEKIDGVVGQETAKALGLDEEYRPVGFVETNSGIGLNIRSGPGIGYHIIGGAPDGAFLYQDYETVIYNGYDGYAWTPLETGGWVASDYTVESYRPVSYHPCRSCYSSSYGRDYYDDYDDSGSYYPVSYGTNGGVVTTRCRVGLNVRSGPGLDFRRVGGANEGSFVPTAGGVVYRDGYAWQQAEGGGWVATDYLY
- a CDS encoding peptidoglycan-binding protein, whose protein sequence is MESLAFIHTAVGYEDTNPDPELKVFENVDLNVSGPALMGLAGAAVAVSVFGGATGRAEAAAAPVGPGGSGAEVQAIQEALGIEADGSYGAKTEAAVTDFQIRHGLKGIDGVVGQETAKALGLDEQYRPVGFVETCSGCGLNIRSGPGLGYYIIGGAPDGAFLYQDYETVVYNHGYAWTPLYTGGWVASDYTTEDYYPVSYGGCGYDYGCGYDYEPVSYGGCGGYDYGCGGYEPVSYDCGGYDYGCSGGYKKVSYGGCGGYYPVAYNGCGCNGGGYYYY
- a CDS encoding translation initiation factor produces the protein MSSSKSNSSRGTDRTVYSEFGNHDNPEALKRAVPDLPPNQQNLRVEATRSGRKGKTVTIIRGFQAKPETLTDLLKQLKTLCGAGGTVKDNEIEIQGDHRQKIVPFLVQLGYKAKASGG
- the ilvN gene encoding acetolactate synthase small subunit — protein: MKHTLSVLVEDEAGVLTRIAGLFARRGFNIESLAVGPAEQMGISRITMVVPGDDRSIEQLTKQLYKLINVLKVQDITEVPCVERELMLLKVNATSTNRSEIIELAQIFRARVVDVAEDSLTLEVVGDPGKMVAIVQVLNKFGIREIARTGKIALIRESGVNTEYLKSLEAKIS